A single Selenomonas ruminantium subsp. lactilytica TAM6421 DNA region contains:
- a CDS encoding DHH family phosphoesterase codes for MKKQHQSVLLYCVLFLIWFFIPYTSVEGADRNDKINYPAYMQGIDYGNGPIYVIGHRPPDSDSVCTAIAYANLKRKLGINAEARITSAINAETAYALKYFDFQEPPLLDNAASKNIILVDHNSFAQAVSGMDKANILEIIDHHNFIGDVKTAAPAYYRNLPIGCTSTIVWLEYREANVPIEKGMAGMMLSAILSDTDNLQSTTTTDLDRQAAADLVKKANVKDRTAYFLAMEEEFAAYRNMSDKDVFYSDYKEFTVNGISYGCATVVALTPEKRQALEQRLGDWVMKNFNTQKMDMLFLKIHDLETYSATISCYGPGSVGCAAKAFATVDGNKIILEKNISRKKVVRLLQPQIEKWAATQGK; via the coding sequence ATGAAAAAGCAACATCAATCCGTACTGCTGTACTGTGTCCTTTTTCTTATCTGGTTTTTTATTCCGTACACTTCCGTTGAAGGCGCCGATCGCAATGACAAGATTAACTATCCTGCTTATATGCAGGGGATTGATTACGGCAATGGCCCGATTTATGTCATCGGACATAGGCCTCCCGACTCCGATAGCGTATGTACGGCAATCGCCTACGCAAACTTGAAACGGAAGCTGGGTATAAACGCCGAGGCCAGAATTACTTCGGCGATAAATGCGGAAACCGCCTACGCCTTAAAATATTTTGATTTCCAGGAACCACCGCTGCTGGATAATGCCGCCAGTAAAAATATCATACTCGTAGACCATAACAGCTTTGCCCAGGCAGTTTCTGGGATGGACAAGGCCAACATACTGGAAATCATCGACCATCACAACTTCATTGGTGACGTCAAAACGGCAGCTCCCGCTTATTACCGCAATTTGCCCATAGGCTGCACTTCCACCATCGTGTGGTTGGAATATCGTGAAGCCAATGTTCCCATTGAAAAAGGCATGGCCGGAATGATGCTTTCCGCTATCCTGTCAGATACGGACAATTTGCAAAGCACCACCACCACGGACTTGGATCGGCAGGCGGCAGCCGACCTCGTGAAAAAAGCGAATGTCAAAGACAGAACCGCCTATTTCCTCGCTATGGAAGAAGAATTTGCTGCTTATCGAAATATGTCGGACAAGGATGTTTTCTATTCCGATTACAAGGAATTTACCGTAAATGGCATTTCCTATGGTTGCGCCACGGTCGTCGCATTAACGCCGGAAAAAAGACAGGCTTTGGAGCAGCGACTTGGCGACTGGGTAATGAAAAATTTTAACACGCAAAAAATGGATATGCTCTTTTTGAAAATTCACGATTTAGAAACCTATTCGGCAACCATATCCTGCTACGGTCCTGGTTCCGTGGGGTGCGCTGCAAAAGCCTTTGCAACCGTGGACGGAAACAAAATTATCCTGGAAAAAAATATTTCCAGAAAAAAGGTAGTTCGTCTTCTTCAGCCGCAAATCGAAAAGTGGGCGGCAACTCAAGGGAAATAA